Proteins encoded together in one Bombus affinis isolate iyBomAffi1 chromosome 2, iyBomAffi1.2, whole genome shotgun sequence window:
- the LOC126928756 gene encoding odorant receptor 30a-like: MHTGQYTDVSIKMSGFLLKITGILKATNSSAERRRKFMVVYTIAALVYGVYVNVVDIYHNLDNLDHCIFLASNTLNIILAMFKLSVLHFYKTEFSDIIVFAQKHFWHINYNDDEKILFAECRHFCKLWTVFILLVTESSLSFYAIAPISANIGNNGSERLLPFKMWVNLPLTVTPYYEIMFAIELLAVQQIGASYLCPEQFLCVLNLHVVYQFRMLQKTLLNLWSNIDEQTDIADYSKKYYIILKKCIRKHQSLIQFNAKLEQIFTLPILSHVVIFSVLMCFDTYEIVLANISSGKRLIFFFHMIGSFAHIIFFTYICHGLVEESTNVSIASYSGWWVCLPMSKTGKKIRKDMKMMMMKAMRPCQLTAGGFFPVTLETSTALISSTMSYFALMRESSMRLTEQ, encoded by the exons ATGCATACTGGACAATACACAGACGTGTCCATCAAAATGTCAGGCTTTCTTTTGAAAATCACAGGTATCTTGAAGGCGACAAACAGTAGCGCAGAGAGGCGAAGAAAATTCATGGTGGTCTATACCATAGCTGCACTCGTTTATGGCGTGTACGTGAACGTCGTGGATATTTATCATAACTTGGATAATTTGGAC CATTGTATCTTTCTGGCTTCCAACACGTTGAACATAATATTGGCGATGTTCAAGCTTTCGGTACTACACTTTTATAAAACGGAATTTTCGGATATAATTGTATTCGCTCAAAAGCATTTCTGGCATATCAATTACAATGACGATGAGAAGATACTTTTCGCAGAATGCAGACATTTTTGCAAGTTATGGACGGTATTTATATTGCTTGTTACAGAAAGCTCTTTGTCTTTCTATGCAATTGCACCAATCAGCG CGAACATTGGAAACAATGGTTCAGAGAGGTTACTTCCATTCAAAATGTGGGTCAATCTACCATTAACCGTAACGCCTTATTATGAAATAATGTTCGCCATCGAG ttACTGGCCGTACAACAAATTGGCGCAAGTTATTTGTGCCCCGAACAGTTCTTATGTGTGCTGAATCTACACGTAGTCTATCAGTTTCGTATGCTGCAAAAAACATTATTGAATTTGTGGTCGAACATCGACGAACAAACTGATATCGCAGATTATTCAAAaaaatactacataatattGAAAAAATGCATCCGGAAGCATCAGTCGTTGATTCAATTTAACGCTAAACTCGAGCAAATTTTCACGTTGCCGATTCTCAGTCACGTGGTTATCTTTAGCGTGCTGATGTGTTTCGACACGTACGAAATCGTTCTG GCAAACATATCTTCCGGGAAACGACTTATATTTTTTTTCCACATGATCGGTAGCTTTGCCCATATAATTTTCTTCACATACATCTGCCATGGTTTGGTAGAAGAAAGTACGAATGTTAGCATAGCGTCGTATTCGGGATGGTGGGTATGTCTGCCAATGAGCAAAACAGGCAAAAAGATACGAAAGGATATgaagatgatgatgatgaaAGCGATGCGACCGTGTCAACTGACTGCCGGCGGATTCTTTCCTGTGACTTTGGAAACATCTACCGCG CTTATAAGCTCGACGATGTCATACTTTGCTCTCATGAGGGAATCGTCTATGAGACTAACGGAACAATGA
- the LOC126913868 gene encoding uncharacterized protein LOC126913868: MQGRGYKWVRFTGARYFVPGMICVGKDLDGLNLVVGRALHHGDMLPAKVKPEHGVAYVCHNGNEHMKHDFEILMPAEFHWIHASNGHVPPNAVESGKTVEGEMLYVGRAFQNGIPCVGKVHRTHGVLYVPYEGREIPFRDYEVLVLS; the protein is encoded by the exons ATGCAAGGCCGTG GATATAAATGGGTTAGATTCACGGGTGCTCGCTACTTCGTACCGGGAATGATCTGTGTCGGCAAGGACTTGGATGGCTTGAATCTTGTTGTTGGACGTGCCTTGCATCATGGTGATATGCTTCCTGCGAAGGTGAAGCCAGAACATGGCGTTGCCTATGTCTGTCACAACGGCAATGAACACATGAAGCATGATTTTGAG ATTTTGATGCCCGCCGAATTCCACTGGATCCACGCGAGTAACGGTCACGTTCCACCAAACGCGGTCGAATCTGGAAAAACGGTGGAAGGAGAAATGCTTTACGTAGGCCGTGCTTTTCAAAATGGTATACCATGCGTGGGAAAA GTACATAGAACCCACGGAGTATTGTACGTACCTTATGAAGGCAGGGAAATCCCATTTAGAGATTACGAAGTGCTAGTACTATCTTAA